One segment of Pirellulales bacterium DNA contains the following:
- a CDS encoding BMC domain-containing protein, translating into MQDAIGLVETKGLVALVEATDAMAKAANVRIIKKVAIGGGLVTAVVQGDVGSVRAAVEAGAAAATKVGELTASHVIPRPSEGLVKAYLS; encoded by the coding sequence ATGCAAGACGCGATCGGATTAGTCGAAACCAAGGGGCTCGTGGCGCTTGTCGAAGCGACCGACGCCATGGCCAAGGCCGCCAACGTGCGGATCATCAAGAAAGTCGCCATCGGCGGCGGACTCGTGACGGCCGTCGTGCAAGGCGACGTCGGTAGCGTGCGTGCCGCGGTCGAGGCAGGCGCCGCGGCGGCCACCAAGGTCGGCGAGCTCACGGCCAGCCACGTCATTCCTCGCCCCAGCGAAGGGCTGGTCAAGGCGTACCTGTCGTAA
- the lysA gene encoding diaminopimelate decarboxylase, producing the protein MTSSTRSLTAPADAFPVLRHEIAGLSVDELARQFGTPFYAYDAAKIQERIEDLRSFDTIRYAQKANSNLAILDLVRRAGVLVDAVSAGEVNRALAAGYSAAGDPPPIVYTADIFDRESLDLVVALGLHVNCGSPDMIDQLGAVAPGRSITLRVNPGFGHGHSRKTNTGGDQSKHGIWHEQLDDCLRRADHHGLGVTGLHLHIGSGTDLAHLSQVCDAMEKLALAAGRSITSISAGGGLPVPYKSGESYVDLDIYFGLWDKTRKRLESAFGHPVHLEIEPGRYLVAESGYLVSEIRAIKQMGGNTFYLLDAGFNNLARPILYGSYHPMSIVPRGGNRAERPLTDVVVGGPLCESGDIFTQNEGGFVATRSLPAAEVGDLVVIENAGAYGSVMASNYNSKPLAAEVLIRSGRAHLVRSRQSFEDIVRGESIPASE; encoded by the coding sequence ATGACATCCTCGACCCGATCCCTGACCGCTCCGGCCGATGCCTTTCCAGTTTTGCGCCACGAAATCGCGGGCCTGAGCGTCGACGAGCTCGCCCGGCAGTTCGGCACGCCGTTTTACGCTTACGACGCCGCCAAGATTCAAGAGCGGATCGAAGATCTGCGCAGCTTCGACACGATTCGCTACGCGCAAAAGGCGAACTCGAACCTGGCGATTCTCGACCTGGTGCGCCGCGCCGGCGTGCTGGTCGACGCCGTGAGCGCGGGCGAGGTCAACCGCGCCCTGGCCGCCGGTTATTCGGCCGCGGGCGACCCACCGCCGATCGTCTACACGGCCGATATCTTCGATCGCGAATCGCTCGACCTGGTTGTGGCGCTCGGGCTGCACGTCAATTGCGGCTCGCCCGACATGATCGATCAACTGGGCGCGGTCGCGCCGGGGCGTTCGATCACGCTGCGTGTGAACCCGGGCTTCGGCCACGGACATAGCCGCAAGACGAACACCGGCGGCGATCAGTCGAAGCACGGCATCTGGCACGAACAACTCGATGACTGCCTGCGCCGCGCCGATCATCATGGGCTGGGCGTAACGGGGCTGCACTTGCACATCGGGTCGGGCACGGACCTCGCGCACTTGTCGCAGGTCTGCGACGCCATGGAAAAATTGGCCCTGGCGGCCGGGCGCTCGATCACGTCGATCAGCGCCGGCGGCGGGTTGCCCGTGCCGTACAAGTCCGGCGAGTCATACGTCGACCTGGATATTTATTTCGGGCTGTGGGACAAGACGCGCAAGCGGCTGGAAAGCGCCTTCGGCCATCCGGTGCATCTGGAGATCGAGCCGGGCCGCTACCTGGTGGCCGAAAGCGGCTACCTGGTGAGCGAGATTCGCGCGATCAAGCAGATGGGCGGCAACACGTTCTACCTGCTCGACGCCGGATTCAACAATCTGGCGCGACCGATTCTGTATGGGTCGTATCATCCGATGTCGATCGTGCCGCGCGGCGGTAATCGAGCAGAACGTCCACTGACAGACGTGGTGGTGGGCGGACCGTTGTGCGAGTCAGGCGATATCTTCACACAGAACGAAGGGGGCTTCGTCGCCACCCGCAGCTTGCCGGCTGCCGAGGTAGGCGACCTGGTCGTGATCGAGAACGCCGGAGCATACGGTTCGGTGATGGCCTCGAATTACAACTCGAAGCCGCTGGCCGCCGAGGTGCTGATTCGCTCGGGGCGGGCGCACCTCGTGCGCAGCCGGCAATCGTTCGAGGATATCGTCCGCGGCGAATCGATTCCGGCGAGCGAGTAA
- a CDS encoding 5-formyltetrahydrofolate cyclo-ligase, which produces MNVDQAEQLRARKTEIREQAHANRKAQLDKEPLSEKIVERFMALPEYAAAGTVMFYVDVRTEVRTRHSLPGALGHGKRIVVPYCVDGELELFLLENMDELSIGMYKILEPKPELRDAPGKRIDVKELDLVMVPGVAFDRRGARMGHGMGYYDKLLEHARPDAPLVALAFECQLFPEIPVGEHDIFMDKIITEKDIYPGRGRGSA; this is translated from the coding sequence ATGAACGTTGATCAGGCCGAGCAGTTACGCGCCCGCAAGACCGAGATTCGCGAGCAGGCCCACGCCAATCGCAAGGCGCAGCTCGACAAGGAGCCCTTGAGCGAAAAAATCGTCGAGCGATTCATGGCCCTGCCGGAATATGCCGCCGCCGGTACGGTGATGTTCTATGTCGACGTCCGTACCGAGGTCCGCACCCGGCATTCATTGCCGGGCGCCCTGGGGCACGGCAAGCGGATCGTAGTGCCGTACTGCGTCGACGGCGAACTGGAGTTGTTCCTGCTGGAGAACATGGACGAGCTGTCGATCGGCATGTACAAGATTCTCGAGCCCAAGCCCGAGCTGCGTGACGCACCGGGCAAGCGAATCGACGTCAAGGAACTGGACCTGGTGATGGTCCCGGGCGTGGCCTTTGATCGGCGCGGGGCGCGGATGGGGCACGGGATGGGCTACTACGACAAGCTGCTCGAGCACGCCCGCCCGGACGCGCCGCTCGTGGCTCTGGCCTTTGAGTGCCAGCTCTTCCCCGAGATTCCGGTCGGCGAACATGACATCTTCATGGACAAGATCATCACCGAGAAAGACATTTACCCCGGCCGGGGGCGAGGATCGGCGTGA
- a CDS encoding class II aldolase/adducin family protein, giving the protein MNIHQLKKDICEIGQRLYNKGFAAANDGNITIRISDNEVLCTPTMICKGFMKPEDICSVDMEGKQLSGSRKRTSEVLLHLAIMKERPDVKSCVHCHPPHATAFAVAREPIPQCVLPEVEVFLGDVPITKYETPGGQKFADTVLPFVKKSNVIILANHGTVSFGESLERAYWWTEILDAYCRILMLSKQLGRVTFFTPEQTRELLDLKQKWGFKDARLEAGMENCDICANDIFRDSWKDSGVQRRAFEAPPAAPRTPGATPRPSANGAPVTNDQDALIQAITDRVLAALSK; this is encoded by the coding sequence ATGAACATTCATCAACTGAAAAAAGATATCTGCGAGATCGGGCAGCGGCTCTACAACAAAGGCTTCGCCGCCGCCAATGACGGCAATATTACGATCCGCATCAGCGACAACGAAGTGTTGTGCACGCCCACGATGATCTGCAAAGGCTTCATGAAGCCCGAGGATATTTGCAGCGTCGACATGGAGGGAAAGCAGCTCTCGGGCAGCCGCAAACGGACGAGCGAGGTGCTGTTGCACCTGGCGATCATGAAAGAGCGCCCGGACGTGAAAAGCTGCGTCCACTGCCATCCGCCCCATGCAACGGCCTTCGCCGTGGCGCGGGAGCCGATCCCACAATGCGTCCTGCCCGAGGTCGAAGTGTTCCTGGGCGACGTGCCGATCACGAAGTACGAGACGCCGGGCGGCCAGAAATTCGCCGACACGGTGCTGCCGTTCGTCAAAAAATCGAACGTGATCATCCTCGCCAACCACGGCACCGTCAGCTTCGGCGAATCGCTCGAGCGGGCGTACTGGTGGACCGAAATCCTCGACGCCTATTGCCGCATCCTGATGCTGTCGAAGCAACTCGGCCGCGTCACGTTCTTCACGCCTGAACAGACGCGCGAGCTGTTGGACCTGAAGCAAAAGTGGGGCTTCAAGGACGCCCGGCTCGAAGCGGGCATGGAGAATTGCGACATCTGCGCGAACGACATCTTCCGCGACAGTTGGAAGGATTCCGGAGTCCAGCGACGCGCGTTCGAGGCGCCCCCGGCCGCCCCGCGCACGCCTGGCGCCACGCCGAGGCCGTCGGCCAACGGCGCGCCCGTCACGAACGATCAAGACGCGCTGATCCAGGCGATCACGGATCGCGTCCTGGCGGCGCTATCGAAGTAG
- a CDS encoding biotin--[acetyl-CoA-carboxylase] ligase yields MPSSTIDVERLLREGSLSHVEHYVELTSTNDRARDIALDLPADETALVIADEQTAGRGRGANRWWTGPGSLACSVVFDPAAQGIKRQNYPLMSLAVALAIVDAVRPTIPGGSLGLHWPNDVFASGRKLAGILVEGLPNGKHVLGIGLNVNNRAAAAPAELRERATSLADLAGRELSRTDVLLELLGRLWPHLGQLAANAAEVGRKANRACLQHDKQITIESGTRRAQGTCVKIADDGALVLRTDRGEEKFYSGVLVH; encoded by the coding sequence ATGCCCTCGTCCACCATCGATGTCGAACGTTTGCTGCGCGAGGGGTCGCTCTCGCACGTCGAGCATTACGTCGAGCTCACATCGACGAACGATCGGGCCCGCGATATTGCACTCGATTTGCCGGCGGATGAGACGGCGCTTGTGATCGCCGACGAGCAGACGGCCGGCCGCGGGCGCGGCGCCAACCGCTGGTGGACGGGCCCCGGCAGCCTGGCGTGCAGCGTGGTGTTCGATCCCGCGGCGCAAGGGATCAAGCGGCAGAACTATCCACTCATGTCGCTCGCCGTGGCCTTGGCGATCGTCGATGCGGTACGGCCGACCATTCCTGGCGGGTCTCTGGGACTGCACTGGCCGAATGACGTCTTTGCCTCGGGACGCAAGCTGGCCGGCATCCTGGTCGAGGGACTGCCCAACGGCAAGCACGTGCTGGGGATCGGCCTGAACGTGAACAATCGCGCGGCGGCGGCCCCGGCCGAACTGCGCGAACGGGCAACGTCCTTGGCCGATCTGGCCGGGCGCGAATTGTCGCGCACCGACGTGCTCCTGGAACTGCTCGGCCGACTGTGGCCTCATCTAGGACAATTGGCAGCCAATGCGGCGGAAGTCGGGCGCAAAGCGAACCGCGCCTGCCTGCAGCATGACAAGCAGATCACGATCGAATCAGGCACGCGGCGCGCTCAGGGCACCTGTGTGAAAATCGCCGACGATGGAGCACTCGTCCTGCGCACCGATCGCGGCGAGGAGAAGTTCTACTCCGGCGTGCTGGTGCATTAG
- the fhcD gene encoding formylmethanofuran--tetrahydromethanopterin N-formyltransferase has product MTHRAEVEDTYAEAFRSIYAEVLITARDRKWLDEAVRAATGNASSTILCDCEAGLDRYVGPGGDTSFPTPDGRPGAIVQFHVPRFRKDRREALERSLLVRLSQNVLTCPTTSCFNLIDGNAQTSEDYFKLGRKIAFFGDGYQFRDVRNDRPVWVIPILGGEFALDRRFGFRDGLMGGNLWYMGATLDAALAAAEAGTRAVAATPGVIMPFPGGIAASGSKAGSRYSFTIASTYAEFCPTLRDKLGEKSKVPSGVHSIMEIIINGADLPTIARATHAAIAASVETPGLVKISAGNYGGRLGKSFVYLHPEKQGQ; this is encoded by the coding sequence GTGACGCACCGAGCCGAAGTCGAAGACACCTACGCCGAAGCCTTTCGCAGCATCTATGCCGAGGTGCTGATCACGGCCCGCGACCGTAAATGGCTGGACGAGGCCGTGCGGGCCGCCACGGGCAATGCCTCGAGCACGATTTTGTGCGATTGCGAGGCGGGTTTGGACCGCTACGTGGGACCGGGGGGCGACACCAGCTTTCCCACGCCCGACGGGCGCCCCGGCGCGATCGTGCAGTTTCACGTGCCGCGGTTCCGCAAGGACCGGCGCGAGGCGCTCGAGCGCTCGCTCTTGGTGCGTTTGAGCCAGAATGTGCTCACCTGCCCGACGACCAGTTGCTTCAACCTGATCGACGGTAACGCTCAAACCAGTGAAGATTACTTCAAGCTGGGGCGCAAGATCGCCTTCTTCGGCGACGGTTACCAATTCCGCGACGTGCGCAACGATCGCCCCGTGTGGGTCATTCCGATCCTGGGAGGCGAGTTCGCTCTGGATCGGCGCTTTGGGTTTCGCGATGGGTTGATGGGGGGCAACCTGTGGTACATGGGCGCGACGCTTGACGCGGCCCTCGCGGCGGCCGAGGCGGGCACGCGAGCCGTGGCCGCCACGCCCGGCGTGATCATGCCCTTTCCCGGCGGCATCGCGGCCAGCGGGTCGAAGGCCGGCAGCCGGTACTCGTTCACGATCGCCAGCACCTACGCCGAGTTCTGTCCGACGCTGCGCGACAAGCTGGGCGAGAAGTCGAAAGTGCCCTCGGGCGTCCATTCGATCATGGAGATCATCATCAACGGCGCCGATCTGCCGACGATCGCCCGCGCGACGCACGCCGCGATCGCTGCCTCGGTCGAAACGCCGGGGTTGGTAAAGATCTCGGCCGGCAACTACGGCGGCCGACTGGGCAAGAGTTTCGTCTATTTGCACCCGGAGAAGCAGGGGCAGTGA
- a CDS encoding EutN/CcmL family microcompartment protein — translation MQLGLVVGTATATRRHASLSGVKLLVVQTLLADGQSPDGEPVLAADQLGAGVGETVMITSDGKYTREMLGDETTPVRWCVIGIPNS, via the coding sequence ATGCAACTCGGACTTGTTGTTGGAACCGCGACCGCCACACGCAGGCACGCGTCACTCTCCGGAGTGAAGCTGCTCGTTGTGCAGACGCTTCTGGCCGATGGCCAGTCCCCCGATGGCGAACCGGTCCTGGCGGCCGATCAGCTCGGGGCGGGCGTGGGCGAAACCGTCATGATCACCAGCGACGGAAAATACACCCGCGAAATGCTTGGCGACGAAACAACACCGGTCCGCTGGTGCGTGATCGGAATACCAAACAGTTAG
- a CDS encoding EutN/CcmL family microcompartment protein yields MRIGEVIGSVTLSRRHPSLTGASFRLAVPLTLVELSSGSAGAGEPIVVYDDLGAGDGSLIAISEGGEAAQPFRPHDKPVDAYNAAILDSVDIANGNKKKRG; encoded by the coding sequence ATGCGTATCGGCGAAGTGATTGGCAGTGTGACGTTGAGCCGCAGGCATCCCAGCCTGACGGGCGCTTCGTTTCGCCTGGCCGTGCCACTGACGCTGGTCGAGTTGTCGAGTGGCAGCGCCGGCGCGGGCGAACCGATCGTCGTCTACGACGACCTCGGCGCCGGCGACGGCTCGCTCATCGCGATCAGTGAAGGAGGCGAAGCGGCCCAGCCGTTTCGGCCACACGACAAACCGGTTGATGCGTACAACGCGGCCATCCTTGACTCAGTCGACATTGCCAACGGAAACAAGAAGAAGCGCGGATAG
- a CDS encoding phosphate propanoyltransferase codes for MSLATASAPTLDRTTIERIVREIVLGKSSAPPGVPKLVVSISARHCHLTDEHVETLFGPGRKLTPQKPLYQDGFYAAEETVMVVGPRRRMLPSVRVLGPTRPASQVELAFTDGISLGIDLPVRASGKIQGTPGCVLVGPNGVVELKEGVIRAERHVHMSNETAAFYGVKNGERMRLRIESTCTTVYEDLLVRADATSKLEVHIDTDEGNAADLDHATKVELLKQ; via the coding sequence ATGAGCCTTGCAACCGCTAGCGCGCCGACCCTGGATCGAACGACCATCGAGCGCATCGTGCGCGAGATCGTCCTCGGCAAATCGAGCGCCCCCCCGGGCGTGCCGAAGCTGGTTGTCAGCATCTCGGCCCGGCATTGCCATTTGACCGACGAGCACGTGGAGACACTGTTCGGACCGGGCCGCAAGCTGACGCCGCAGAAGCCGCTGTATCAAGATGGCTTCTACGCCGCCGAGGAAACCGTGATGGTTGTCGGCCCGCGACGACGGATGCTCCCCAGCGTGCGCGTGCTGGGACCCACGCGGCCGGCCAGCCAGGTCGAGCTGGCGTTCACCGACGGCATTTCGTTGGGCATCGATCTCCCGGTGCGTGCCAGTGGCAAGATTCAGGGCACGCCGGGCTGCGTGCTCGTTGGGCCAAACGGCGTGGTCGAGTTGAAGGAAGGCGTGATTCGCGCCGAGCGGCACGTCCACATGAGCAACGAAACGGCAGCCTTCTACGGCGTGAAGAACGGCGAGCGGATGCGGCTGCGGATCGAATCGACCTGCACCACGGTCTACGAGGACTTGCTGGTGCGGGCCGACGCCACCAGCAAGCTGGAAGTGCACATCGATACTGACGAAGGCAACGCCGCCGATCTGGATCACGCGACGAAAGTGGAATTGTTGAAGCAGTAA
- a CDS encoding lactate/malate dehydrogenase family protein, giving the protein MKVSIIGAAGLVGSCTAFALQTGRIVRDIALLDANAEGAAGQALDLAHGSPLVADQMIHAGGYENIPDSDLICITAGLRRKPDESRLDLINRNVDLFLSILDEVRRVGYRRDAIVLVVSNPVDVLTYLAADRLDLPLSQVLGLGTQLDTIRFRSLIATALHAAPTQVSAVILGEHGDSMVPIWSCATAAGLPLDKYPGWTPHLANELFTRTRGSGAEVIKKKGGAGFAVGIAIQEVIESIALDRRRVLPVSSVQQGCYGIRDVALSVPTVVGRAGVVDRLEIELWPKEVQALRKSGQVLRETIDTVLSRVGAAH; this is encoded by the coding sequence ATGAAAGTCAGCATTATCGGCGCGGCGGGTCTTGTCGGCTCTTGCACCGCCTTCGCCTTGCAAACCGGCCGCATCGTGCGCGACATCGCCTTGCTCGATGCGAATGCCGAGGGGGCGGCCGGCCAGGCGCTCGATCTGGCTCACGGCAGCCCGCTGGTCGCCGATCAGATGATTCACGCCGGCGGCTACGAAAACATTCCCGACAGCGACCTGATCTGCATCACGGCGGGGCTGCGGCGCAAGCCGGACGAGAGCCGCTTGGATCTGATCAATCGCAACGTCGATTTATTCTTGAGCATCTTGGACGAGGTGCGCCGCGTCGGTTATCGCCGCGACGCGATCGTGCTGGTGGTGTCGAACCCCGTCGACGTGCTCACTTATCTGGCTGCGGACCGGCTCGATCTGCCGCTGTCGCAAGTGCTGGGGCTGGGCACGCAGCTCGATACGATCCGCTTTCGCAGTTTGATTGCGACGGCCTTGCACGCCGCGCCAACGCAGGTTTCGGCCGTGATCCTGGGCGAGCATGGCGACAGCATGGTGCCGATCTGGTCGTGCGCAACGGCGGCCGGTTTACCGCTCGATAAATACCCCGGCTGGACGCCGCATCTGGCCAACGAGTTGTTCACGCGCACGCGCGGCTCGGGCGCGGAAGTCATCAAGAAAAAAGGTGGCGCCGGCTTCGCCGTGGGCATCGCCATTCAGGAAGTGATCGAATCGATCGCGCTCGATCGCCGGCGCGTGCTGCCGGTGTCGAGTGTGCAGCAAGGGTGCTACGGCATCCGCGACGTGGCCCTATCGGTGCCGACGGTCGTCGGCCGGGCCGGCGTGGTCGATCGCCTGGAAATTGAATTGTGGCCCAAGGAAGTGCAGGCTCTGCGCAAGAGTGGCCAGGTGTTGCGCGAAACGATCGACACGGTGCTATCCCGCGTGGGCGCCGCCCACTAA
- a CDS encoding EutN/CcmL family microcompartment protein translates to MFVAKVTGSVVATQKVNSMIGHKLLIVEPYRVDGQNRDRLVSTGRTFVSVDTVGAGQDEFVLIVQGSSARLTPETKNLPVDTTIIGIVDSVHVDHKSVYSREGEK, encoded by the coding sequence ATGTTTGTTGCGAAAGTTACCGGCAGTGTCGTCGCCACGCAGAAAGTCAACTCGATGATTGGCCACAAGCTGCTCATCGTCGAGCCGTACCGGGTCGACGGCCAGAATCGCGATCGGCTGGTTTCGACCGGCCGGACGTTCGTTTCGGTCGACACCGTCGGCGCCGGGCAGGATGAATTCGTATTGATCGTGCAGGGCTCGAGCGCCCGGCTCACGCCGGAAACCAAGAACCTGCCCGTCGATACGACGATCATCGGCATCGTCGACAGCGTGCACGTCGATCACAAGAGCGTATACAGCCGCGAAGGAGAGAAGTAG
- a CDS encoding acetate/propionate family kinase: protein MKILVANLGSTSFKYRLYDMTDERQLARGGTERIGSAESRSYVDIGGTRRELVSSVPDHAVAVRRCLEQLTDPETGCIQDAAEVAAIGFKAVHGGSFSGVQRVTPEVLAAMDEMSSVAPAHNPPYITAMRLLREKLPEIPLVAAFETGFHQTIPDRNRFYAIPREWADMYHVRRWGFHGASHRYIAQRTAEILGRNDLRIISCHLGGSSSLCAIRNGQSVATSMGMSPQTGLPQNNRAGDFDPYAVAMIVERTGKPLAEVLEMLASRGGLAGLSGTSGDVRDLEAAIAAGSKDAQLALDVYVAAIRHYLGAYLVELGGADVIVFTGGIGENGRTIRAAVCQGLAELGIELDAAANQAATGEAPIHAASSRTQVWVVPTNEEIVVARQAKELLQG from the coding sequence ATGAAGATCCTGGTGGCCAACCTGGGCTCGACGAGCTTCAAGTATCGGCTGTACGACATGACCGACGAGCGCCAGCTCGCGCGCGGCGGGACCGAACGCATCGGTTCGGCCGAAAGTCGTTCGTACGTCGACATCGGCGGCACGCGCCGTGAGCTCGTTTCGTCCGTGCCGGATCACGCCGTGGCCGTGCGCCGCTGCTTGGAGCAGTTGACGGACCCTGAGACGGGCTGCATCCAGGATGCCGCCGAAGTGGCCGCCATCGGCTTCAAGGCCGTACACGGCGGAAGTTTCAGCGGCGTGCAGCGCGTCACACCCGAAGTGCTCGCGGCCATGGATGAAATGAGCTCGGTGGCGCCGGCGCATAACCCGCCGTACATCACTGCCATGCGGCTGCTGCGCGAGAAGCTCCCCGAAATTCCGCTGGTGGCGGCCTTCGAAACGGGCTTTCACCAGACGATCCCCGATCGCAACCGGTTCTATGCCATCCCGCGCGAGTGGGCCGACATGTACCACGTGCGCCGTTGGGGTTTTCACGGGGCCAGCCATCGCTACATCGCGCAGCGCACGGCCGAGATTCTGGGTCGCAACGATTTGCGGATCATCTCTTGCCACTTGGGCGGCTCGAGCTCGCTGTGCGCCATTCGCAATGGACAGAGCGTGGCCACGAGCATGGGAATGAGCCCGCAGACCGGTCTGCCGCAGAACAACCGCGCGGGGGATTTCGATCCGTACGCGGTGGCCATGATCGTCGAGCGCACTGGCAAGCCGTTGGCCGAAGTGCTCGAGATGTTGGCTTCGCGCGGCGGGTTGGCAGGGCTCAGCGGCACCAGCGGCGATGTGCGCGATCTCGAGGCGGCCATCGCGGCGGGAAGCAAGGACGCGCAACTGGCGCTCGACGTTTACGTGGCCGCCATTCGGCATTACCTGGGGGCGTACCTGGTCGAGCTGGGCGGGGCGGATGTGATCGTGTTCACCGGGGGCATCGGCGAGAACGGCCGCACGATCCGCGCGGCGGTGTGCCAGGGACTGGCAGAGCTCGGCATCGAGCTCGACGCGGCGGCCAACCAGGCGGCCACGGGCGAAGCGCCGATTCATGCCGCCAGCAGCCGGACGCAAGTGTGGGTCGTGCCCACGAACGAAGAAATCGTCGTGGCACGGCAGGCGAAGGAACTCTTACAAGGTTAG
- a CDS encoding aldehyde dehydrogenase family protein, with amino-acid sequence MQATEAVIRSVVQEVLARIGTTPLATNGRVPPAANGRGFNGRFGIFTCVDEAVAAATEAFHQLSDRTIEDRKRIIDHIRRISIEQSVELGTMEMEETKIGRLVHKIEKLKTLGEKTPGVEFMRSEVFSGDHGLAVIEHAPFGVIGAITPVTHSLPTITGNAVSMIAGGNVLVVNPHPSGKRVAAEGVRRFNEAIYRDLGIDNLICVIAEPTLETADQIFRHRGIKLICVTGGPAVARAAMNSGKRAIVAGPGNPPVVVDETADLDRAARSIIQGASYDNNLLCIAEKEVFVVSSVFDQMLAAMDRAGAARLSAREVDALTRVAITTVGEGEHKHDVPSKDFLGQDAGFLAAGIGKQVPASTELLFGETDESNPFVPVEQMMPFVPFVRVRDVDEAIAKAKHFEHGFRHTSIIHSNNVRNMTRMGRAMDTTLFVKNGPCMASLGLGGEGYLSFSIATPTGEGVTTPLTFTRERRCSMIDDLRVI; translated from the coding sequence ATGCAAGCCACTGAAGCCGTCATTCGCAGCGTTGTCCAGGAAGTGCTCGCCCGCATCGGCACCACGCCATTGGCGACTAATGGTCGCGTGCCGCCGGCCGCGAACGGTCGCGGCTTCAACGGCCGCTTCGGCATTTTTACGTGTGTTGACGAAGCAGTCGCCGCGGCCACCGAGGCCTTCCACCAGCTTTCGGACCGCACGATCGAAGATCGCAAGCGGATCATCGACCACATCCGCCGCATCTCGATCGAGCAATCGGTCGAACTGGGCACGATGGAAATGGAAGAAACCAAGATCGGCCGCCTGGTCCACAAGATCGAGAAGCTGAAGACGCTCGGCGAAAAGACGCCAGGCGTCGAGTTCATGCGCAGCGAAGTCTTCAGCGGCGACCACGGCCTGGCCGTGATCGAACACGCGCCGTTCGGCGTCATTGGCGCGATCACGCCGGTCACTCACTCGCTGCCCACGATCACCGGTAACGCCGTGAGCATGATCGCCGGCGGCAACGTATTGGTGGTAAATCCGCATCCCAGCGGCAAACGCGTGGCCGCCGAAGGCGTGCGCCGCTTTAACGAAGCGATTTACCGCGACCTGGGCATCGACAACCTGATCTGCGTCATCGCCGAGCCGACGCTGGAAACCGCCGACCAGATATTCCGCCATCGCGGCATCAAACTCATCTGCGTCACCGGTGGACCGGCCGTGGCACGGGCCGCCATGAACTCGGGCAAGCGGGCGATCGTGGCCGGGCCCGGCAACCCGCCGGTCGTGGTTGACGAAACGGCCGACCTGGATCGCGCCGCCCGTTCGATCATTCAAGGCGCTTCGTACGATAACAACCTGCTCTGTATCGCCGAGAAGGAAGTGTTCGTCGTCAGCTCAGTGTTTGACCAGATGCTCGCGGCGATGGATCGGGCCGGGGCCGCACGGTTGTCGGCCCGCGAAGTCGACGCTCTGACCCGCGTGGCAATCACGACGGTGGGCGAAGGCGAGCACAAGCACGACGTACCGAGTAAAGATTTTCTGGGTCAGGACGCCGGCTTCTTGGCTGCCGGCATCGGCAAGCAAGTGCCCGCATCGACTGAGTTGCTGTTCGGCGAGACCGACGAGAGCAACCCGTTCGTCCCCGTCGAGCAGATGATGCCGTTCGTGCCGTTCGTGCGCGTTCGCGACGTTGACGAGGCGATTGCGAAGGCCAAGCATTTCGAACACGGCTTCCGCCACACGAGCATCATTCACTCGAACAACGTGCGCAACATGACCCGCATGGGCCGGGCGATGGACACGACTCTATTCGTGAAGAACGGTCCGTGCATGGCGTCGCTGGGACTCGGCGGCGAAGGTTACCTGTCGTTCTCGATCGCCACGCCCACGGGCGAAGGCGTGACCACGCCACTGACGTTCACGCGCGAACGCCGCTGCTCGATGATCGACGACCTGCGCGTGATTTGA
- the eutM gene encoding ethanolamine utilization microcompartment protein EutM encodes MAKAMEALGMIETKGFVTLIEASDAMMKAANVEFLGWDKVGSGLVTAFVTGDVAAVKAATDAGAAAAGRIGEVVSVQVIPRPHDDLKGVMPTAGSKGAD; translated from the coding sequence ATGGCGAAAGCGATGGAAGCGTTGGGCATGATCGAGACGAAGGGTTTCGTAACCCTGATCGAAGCCAGCGACGCAATGATGAAGGCCGCGAACGTCGAGTTTCTCGGCTGGGACAAGGTGGGCAGTGGCCTGGTGACGGCGTTCGTCACGGGCGACGTGGCTGCGGTGAAGGCCGCGACCGACGCCGGTGCCGCAGCAGCCGGGCGGATTGGCGAAGTTGTCAGCGTGCAGGTCATTCCTCGCCCGCACGACGATCTCAAGGGCGTGATGCCGACCGCCGGCAGCAAGGGCGCCGACTGA